A single region of the Glycine max cultivar Williams 82 chromosome 20, Glycine_max_v4.0, whole genome shotgun sequence genome encodes:
- the LOC100815402 gene encoding uncharacterized protein translates to MDCKKRVRDDSDESVLESPEAKRLRDDLLEFFDDADDAPSSQDLDSVMKSLQEEISGVASDSGESQAQIGYLLEASDDELGLPPAGNSSAPEEKNVETELVRVASDSSGIGELWEFEEQIPRYDSFDLGMGFGYECDTTEYAAFGGLFDHSDLYYDSWRHETLPTQ, encoded by the coding sequence ATGGATTGCAAGAAGCGAGTTCGGGATGACTCGGACGAGTCAGTTCTGGAATCGCCCGAGGCGAAGCGACTCAGGGACGATTTACTCGAGTTCTTCGACGACGCCGACGACGCACCTTCCTCTCAGGACCTTGACTCCGTCATGAAGAGCCTGCAGGAGGAGATTTCCGGCGTGGCCTCAGATTCCGGCGAGTCTCAGGCGCAGATCGGGTACCTTCTGGAGGCCTCCGACGACGAGCTAGGTCTTCCACCCGCCGGAAACTCGTCGGCGCCGGAGGAGAAGAACGTGGAGACCGAGTTGGTCCGAGTCGCGTCTGACTCGTCCGGAATCGGCGAGTTGTGGGAGTTTGAGGAACAGATTCCGAGATACGACTCGTTTGATTTGGGAATGGGATTTGGCTATGAGTGTGATACGACCGAATACGCTGCGTTTGGTGGACTTTTCGATCATTCGGATTTGTATTATGACTCGTGGCGGCACGAGACCTTGCCAACACAATAG